The genomic interval GGTTACATCGGAAAAACCGACGACGGGTACTATCATGCTCTGAGCGAACGAGAAGACATTCGACGGTACGTCTCTAATCTTGACCAAGTACACCGATTATTTGGCCATCACCGTGATGTGGACGCCACACCCGAAGGTCCCGAAAAACAAATTGGAGAGGACCGCACTGACGCGGAACTCGATGCAGAACTCGTAGAGCTTGAATCGGGTTTGGAAGAGTTGCATGAGTAAACTGTCAGCAGGTGATGTTTGTTGGGCACGAGATCCAACAGATGCCCATCCACAGAGACCAATTATCGTTTTATCTCATGAGACACACCCGTTCAGTGCCACTGATTGTACTGTGATGTGTGTCGGGACAAGCGCTGGAAAATATCAGCAAACGACTCCTGAACTCAAAAACGAGCACCTCCACGGCATTTCGTTCAACGACACGTCGTACCTGATGCCATGGGCACTATACACGATTCCACCAGCATCAATCATGAACGGAAAAGCCAACGGTGAACTTACAGAAGATGGGCGAAGACTGGTGAAAAAGTCACTAATTTCTCTCATTCCGTAACTGGCCACTCTCCTTGAATATCGATCGAGCGTGCGTCCAATTATCGATAGCTGTGCTGAATACGTTTATTCCGGGCCATCACAAAGTACCTCCTGTGATCGTCGTCGCAACGTCGGACTTCGAGGTGTACCACGGCGTCGTCAACGAGCTTCGAGACCGGGGCTCGCAGTTCACGACGCTCGAGCCGGACGAGCCGTTGCCCGAGCAAACCGCAGTCGTCGTTACTGACACAGACCATGCGGGGGAGTTTGCAGACGTCACGACAATTGTCGCAGAACCAGACGAGCCACGCCGCGCCGTCGATCAGGCACTGACGGCGGTTCGTGGCGACGGCGGACGGACGATTATTGGCGTTGATCCCGGACGAAAACCCGGTATTGCTGTTCTGGCCGGCGAGATGGTCGTCGCCGCGTTCCAGGTGCCACTGGCCGACGCCGTCGACGCGATTCAGCGTGAGGTCAGCGAAGCCACCAACCCACTCGTCCGGATCGGCGACGGCTCCCGGCTTCAGGGGGCTACACTCGTCAACGATCTCGAGGACGTCCAGGTCGAACTCGTCGACGAAACGGGGACGACGCCCTACCTCGGGACGGGTGCCCGCGGCATGGAAGACGTTCTCGCCGCAGTGAATATCGCCCGCCTCGAGGGTGAACTCGTCGACCGTCGCGACATCGAGCCGACGGCCGGAGAGCTACAGGTGATCAAGGATCGCTCGCGCGAGCAGAGCGAACACAATCGCGCGATCGACGAGATGCTTGCACGGCGGGTCGCTGCGGGTGAGTTGACTGTCGAGGAAGCGCTGGCCGAACATCGAGCAGCCAGTCAGGGTGCTGCGGCAGGTGACGGTGACGACACTGACGGTGCTGACAGTGCTGACGAAACGGACGGTGCTGACGACACCACCACGAACTGAGACGGCTGCTTACTGGACAACCGTTGCCCAGCGCTTCTTTACGGCCGGCCTCGAGATGATCCACCAGGTGACTGCGCCGCCAAAACAGCCGGCGAACGCGAGGATGCCATCAGTTGAGCCACCGTCGGCGACGAGTGCGAGCGCGCCCAGTATGGCGGCACCGGCGAACGCTTTTGTCGGGTCGTCATCGGCGAGTCGTGCGCCGACAAGCAAGAACGCGGTGGCGAAGATAACTGAGGCCACGACATCGACGAGGTAGTGAACGCCGAGTGCGAGTCTCGAGGCGGCGACAACGGTGATAATCGCCGCGGCAAGGCTGAGGCGGAGTCGGCGCGTGAGTCGGCCGCGCAGCCCCCAGAGTGCAAGGGCGGTCCAGAGCAGTGTTGCGGCCATGGTGTGCCCGCTCGGGAAGCCATCGCCCTCGCGCGGGACGGCCTGCAACGAGGATGGCGGTCGGGGGAGGCCAAACGTCGTTTTCAGGATGAGCGTAAATGCGAGGCCGCCGAGGACGATCGCCAGGACGAACGCCGTCCGGTCGGTGATGAGTTGTGGTGCTCCACGGCGGGCGGACCGATAGGCATCGACCCCAGCGAGTGCGAACAGGACGCCAACGATGAGGAGTTCATCACCCAGTAGCGCCGTGAGTTCGGCGACCGAGACGAGCCACTCCGGGAGGTGCGTGCGGACAAATTCGGTGACGCCGAGGCTTCGGTCCATCGTTTTGATATGCTTCCACAGATCGCCGTCTGCGGCCTGGTTTCCTGCGTCTTTTCCGCGCTGGCTAATCTATGTGTCGGAGTTCGTATCGGTTCCCCTCGCTCGAGTACATTGAACCGTTTGACAGGTTCGAATCAAACGTGGTCGTGTAAAATCAATGCTGTAACAGGACACACCGAGCGTCTGTACAGTATACTTGAGAAACATATAACGGGCCAGCCGGAATCTGCTGGTGTGAACCAGTGGTTATGGAGTCGAAATCGAGTACGTCGACGCCGTCTAGTGCCGTCAGGGACCACGGGGGGACCGTCCCACGCGCTGTCTTACACAAGAAAATCCTCGACACGGCAGAGGCGCGCCCGGAGGCCTCAATGGAGGGCATCGCAGAGGCCGTCAACGGTGCCACCCTTTCCATCGTCGAGCAGGTCCTCGAGGAGTACGGTGATCCGGGAGCACACGCTGTGGCAGACGATACTGCCGTGACAGATGGGGTTGACAACATGGAACCGGGAGCACCGATAGACGAACCTGACGACGAACAGCCCTCGAGTGAGCCGCGGGAGACGAGTACAGACGCAGACGAGCACGCGGCTGCGGATTCGAACGAGACAACTGCTGGCGACGAGTCGGTAGGCGGAGCCGATACTGACGCCACAGTCGAACCCGCATCCGTCGATGTGGATGAATCGAAACCTGGCGAGACAGACGCCTCGAGCAAAGCCGGTGAATCGGTCGACGACGAGCCAGCGCCGACAACAGACACTGCGATACAGCCCGCTGCGTTGACTGCGAAACAACGCGAGACGCTGCGCGAAATCGCCCGCCAACCGACGGCGACGCAAGCAACGCTGGCCGATAAACTCGGGGTAACGAGTGCGACGATTAGCCAGCGCGTGAACTCCATCGAGGGGTTCGACTGGTCGGATCGCCGCGCGTTTGTCGACGGGCTGTTCGATGACGACGACCTCGAGGAGACACCAGCCGCCGGTAGCCAGGACGAGACAAACTCTGATGAGACGCGTACGGAGGCACATACACACGAGCACCCAGAACCGTCAACTGAAACTGCACAACCGATGCAAGCGGACGACAGCGACGAGGAACCACAATCTGTGACAGACCGTGAACAGTACACATCAGCTGACGAACACCACCAGCACCCACCGCACTCACTCGAGGCACTCA from Natronolimnobius sp. AArcel1 carries:
- a CDS encoding winged helix-turn-helix transcriptional regulator, with protein sequence MESKSSTSTPSSAVRDHGGTVPRAVLHKKILDTAEARPEASMEGIAEAVNGATLSIVEQVLEEYGDPGAHAVADDTAVTDGVDNMEPGAPIDEPDDEQPSSEPRETSTDADEHAAADSNETTAGDESVGGADTDATVEPASVDVDESKPGETDASSKAGESVDDEPAPTTDTAIQPAALTAKQRETLREIARQPTATQATLADKLGVTSATISQRVNSIEGFDWSDRRAFVDGLFDDDDLEETPAAGSQDETNSDETRTEAHTHEHPEPSTETAQPMQADDSDEEPQSVTDREQYTSADEHHQHPPHSLEALTELTEQLEALEDHLERLEERCLALESQSESTDSHVATESGLLSEPELTHKVLHACLRADTISEEEELRLLKLLTASGTESE
- a CDS encoding winged helix-turn-helix domain-containing protein, with product MPVLLKDHDSELTLRPGTTKSDIVAYLYQNPEWGYSPQELKETLDIPRGTATTTLKRLYDNGYIGKTDDGYYHALSEREDIRRYVSNLDQVHRLFGHHRDVDATPEGPEKQIGEDRTDAELDAELVELESGLEELHE
- a CDS encoding phosphatase PAP2 family protein; this encodes MDRSLGVTEFVRTHLPEWLVSVAELTALLGDELLIVGVLFALAGVDAYRSARRGAPQLITDRTAFVLAIVLGGLAFTLILKTTFGLPRPPSSLQAVPREGDGFPSGHTMAATLLWTALALWGLRGRLTRRLRLSLAAAIITVVAASRLALGVHYLVDVVASVIFATAFLLVGARLADDDPTKAFAGAAILGALALVADGGSTDGILAFAGCFGGAVTWWIISRPAVKKRWATVVQ